Below is a window of Cloacibacillus sp. DNA.
CCGGCGGCAAAGGCGGAGAGCGGAGCGAGATGGGACATCCAGATCGGCGGCTTTTCCGCGAAGGAGGGTGCCGAGCTCACCGTCAAGCAGGCGAAGGAATCCGGATATTCCGTATATATCGTGGACTCCGTGCTCAACGGCAAGCCCTTTTACAAAGTGAGGGTGAGGGGCGAGAGCGACAAAAAATCGTCCCAGGAGCTCTCGAAGCGCCTCGCTAAGGCGGGTTTCCCCGTATATCTGGTAGAGATAAAACGTTAAATGCGGCGGGCGCGGGGCATGCGCATCTGGCTTTCCGTCTGGTGGATACCGCGCGGCAGAGGTTTTGACAACAGCTTTTCATGCCGCCGCCCCCGGGCACGGAGGCGGAGACGTCTTATCCGCGCCTGTGATATGATAGACTGACATACTAAAGATCATAAACATGGAAGGTCGCTGATTATTCTATGGCTGGTTTCGTAAAAGAGGTGACGTCGAGGAAGAGGGCGCTGGAAGATATCACGGAGCGCCTTCTCTTTCCGTGGGGATATCCCGTCAGGGAGCTCCCGCTGGGAGAGGCCGTCGGCAGAAGAAGCGCCTCCGAGATAATAAATAACCGGCCCTATCCTCCCTTCAGCAGAAGTCTGCGCGACGGCTACGCGGTCAGGCATTTGGACGCCGCCGGCGCGACGCCGGGCACGCCGCTCTTTCTGACGAAGGCGGGAGAGGTCTTTATGGGGCGGTGTCCCGATTTTGAGATATCCTCTTCGGAGGCCGCCGCGATACCGACGGGCGGCATTCTGCCTAAGGGCGCCGACGCCGTCGTGATGCTTGAGGATACGGAGCTTGCCGGCGGCTGGGTGGAGGTCCGCCGCGGCGTACAGGCCGGTGAGAATATCATCCTTGAGGGCGAGGAGATCCCCCGGGGGGAGAGGCTGCTTGCGACGGGCGGCATGGTCGACTTTAAGACTATCGGCATGCTCGCGACCGCGGGGGTCTCGTCTCTCTCCGTGATCGACCTCAGGATATCGATCCTCTCCACGGGCGACGAGATAGTTCCCGTGGAGACGAAGGAGCTGCCACCCGGCTGTATTCGCGACGTCAACGGCTGGAACCTCAAGGCGCTGCTCTCGCGCTACGGCTTTGAGGCTAAATACCGCGGCATCGCGAACGACGACGGCGCGGAGTTTGAGCGGCGTTTCCACGAAGAGCTGGTGGACTGCGATCTGCTCATCCTCAGCGGCGGCTCTTCGGTGGGCGTGCGCGACCATTGTTCCGAGATGCTGGCCTCGCTGCCGGAGCCGGGGCTTCTTGTGCGGGGGCTCAACATCGTTCCCGGAAAGCCGACGCTCATCGCCGCCGACGCGGCGGCGAAAAAGCTGGTTGTCAGCCTTCCCGGCCACCCGCTCTCCTGCCTTGCCGTCGCCTTCACCGTACTGCTGCCGCTGCTCATGCGCCGTATCGGCGCGGAGGAGCGCGAGTGCGGCACGCGGCTGAGGCTGCGCCTCGCGCGCGACCTGGCGGCGCGCACGGGACCGGAGGAATTCGTCCCCTGCGTCTTGTGCGCCGATGGCAGCGTTGCGCCGATAGCCGCTAAATCAGGTTATATTTCAGCGTTGGCAAAGGCCTCCGGACTTATCTGCATACCGGAGGACCGTGAAACGATCAGAGCAGGCGAAGATGCGGAGGTCTGGCTATGGCAGTAAAGTTTCCCGAACATATAACGCTTGACGAGGCCTGGGGGATACTATCCTCGGCCTTTGAGGGATATTCAGAAAAATTTAAGACAAAACTTGAAATATCGGCGGCGCTCGGAGATATTCTGACGGAGGACATCTCCGCCTCCCGCAACGTCCCGCACTATGCCGCCTCGGCGGTGG
It encodes the following:
- a CDS encoding molybdopterin molybdotransferase MoeA, whose protein sequence is MAGFVKEVTSRKRALEDITERLLFPWGYPVRELPLGEAVGRRSASEIINNRPYPPFSRSLRDGYAVRHLDAAGATPGTPLFLTKAGEVFMGRCPDFEISSSEAAAIPTGGILPKGADAVVMLEDTELAGGWVEVRRGVQAGENIILEGEEIPRGERLLATGGMVDFKTIGMLATAGVSSLSVIDLRISILSTGDEIVPVETKELPPGCIRDVNGWNLKALLSRYGFEAKYRGIANDDGAEFERRFHEELVDCDLLILSGGSSVGVRDHCSEMLASLPEPGLLVRGLNIVPGKPTLIAADAAAKKLVVSLPGHPLSCLAVAFTVLLPLLMRRIGAEERECGTRLRLRLARDLAARTGPEEFVPCVLCADGSVAPIAAKSGYISALAKASGLICIPEDRETIRAGEDAEVWLWQ